In Rhipicephalus sanguineus isolate Rsan-2018 chromosome 1, BIME_Rsan_1.4, whole genome shotgun sequence, the DNA window GTGCTGCCAACTccgatgagcactcacgcttattTTAAAACCAAATGAACATATCTTAAAGGCAATGtttgccactaataatcggtcagaagtgcccatgtatacaggacaatcaaacaaaacaaacatctcgaggtttcagtttcggtgtgaggggtcctttaaagaAATTTACTAACATGGGAAAGTTCTTTGTGTACAGCCTGCCACTAAACAAAAATCTTGGCAGATGCTACTTATCATTTGCCCATTGATGCCGCattcgtttctcttttttttccattttcctccACCTGCTAATAGTCTTTTTGTTAGCCTGTAGCATGTATCTGTGTCCTGGCACCTTCGTTGGTCACTCTTCCTGGATTTTTAAAGTACAGTATGCGACTTGAAATATTATGGGTGATAACTAAAGCACTGTGTTGCACTTCTTCATAAGGGGGAAACTTAGGAATCCAAAGTACAATAATTTTCACTTTCTTTATCATAGTAGACTTCTGTAATGAAACTGAGTTTTGGTAATGAGTGAAAAACTTCCAAAGTGATATGGCACATTTTCACCTTAATAGTGTGAAAAGATATTTTTGAATGGTGCCAATTACTGTTGGCATGACTTTGCGCTTGCACAAACCTGACACATGTGGACTCTCTCTGACCAGATGTGGATACCGGGAGGGTCTTGCCTCCTTCTGGCCATTGGCTAAGTCATAGTCAAGCCATACATGAGTCAACCTATTTCTAGTGAGCCTTTAGCAACTCAAGGCAGCTTAACATTAATTCTGGCAGTGCAGGTGTGTGAGTGTGTCCTTTTACACTGTTGACAGTGCAGTTCCAGCTGGCCGGTGCATTGGCTTATTTACCATACATTTACGAGGAGTGTTTACTGGATCTGCCCCTGTACTCCCTTGACCCTGTCGCAAATCATTCTCAGGACTTTGAAGTGTCATCAGACTGCTTTTGTTGACTTTATGTAAATAATGTACAAACTATTCTATTTGCCTAGTTTTCACCTCCTCTTATTCGTGTTCATATTTTATATCTTGCAGGGCATTTCTTGGAATATCCCAGGAGCTTTGACACAATTGAGAGTGCAGACATCAACATGCAATACGTCGGAACCTGTTCAAAGGTCAACTTGACTTGCTTATTCCAGTGTACCTATCAAGTTCTCAAGGCAAACAGTCCTGCCAGTGACCTCCCCGTTGTTGTGGGCCTCAACAAACAGCCCGAGGATGTTGTTACATTCTGTCAGGAAAACGCATACAGCATTGTGTCTGAAATTGGAGCAGCTATTGACAAGTGCCTGCTGCAGGCGCTGGGAAAAGACATTAATGCTGCTGGCCTGTATGGGTTGGCCTTTGTTAGATGTGGAGAATTTGAGGACGCAGCATTTATAACCTTTGTAAAGAACAACCAGCTAGTCATCAAATACCTTATTTCTTTCAAGCAAGGTATGGCTTCAAGCTTTGCTGATGTACTAAATATGAGGTTGCACAAGTTGGGTGTATCAGATTCCTGCCGTCTGGTAGCAGCAACTGTTGACAGAGATTGCTTTCATATGGAGGAGATTGAGGCCTTATTAAGTGCAAAAAAAGACCGCACTAATGCACTTCTTGAGTTTCACTGTGTAATCTACAAGTTAGAATCTGTGCTCGGTCATGCACTACAGAAGTCGATGCTGGACGATCCTCAGGTAGCCATTATAGCCAATCTATGCAACATGCTGAAGAACCTGGCTCTGGCTGATGACCTCAACCTGGGAGATGCAATGTTTCAAGGCCCGGAGTCATCCACGAGCACATTCTTTAACTACAAGACCCTGGTTACACTTCATAATCATTGGCTGGACATTGTGACCAAACTGAACAAAGTTTTAGTGGACTCACTCGTGGAAGATGACCGTCAGGTAATCTCTTTCATTTTGGCCACCCTCAAGTCGACAACTTTCATTGTGAACCTGGCATTTTACATCGAACTTTTCCGAAGTCTACATGAGTGGACAAGCCGTGTGGTGGTGCTGGGCATTCCTGCTTACCAGGTACTCAACGAGTTACAGGGTGCCTCAAGTACGCTTCGGCACCACACTTCCACTGGTGGTGTTCGTGTTGAAGAACTGCTTGAGGAACTGCGGCAAAGCTGCGGGCGCTACCGTGGGGTTGACATTAGTTGCGATCTGGACGAGGCACTGTTCACAGCTACTATGAACAAGGTGTGCAGCCTCATGGCTGAGATTCTAGATGACATTGTGCGCCAGACCAGCCCATCGATTAGCAAGTTTAGCATTTTGGACCCTAAGGTGTGGCCAGTAGACTCGTGCCAGCTAGATGACTTCGGTTTCGACTCGATAAAGGCGTTGGCACGGGAGTATCGCTACTCACTGCTGGACAATGTCGATGTGTTCCAAGAATGGGGATCGTACAAGCGAACCGTGCATAATTCATTTGTGACGCAACTGAGAGACAACTTCGACGCCCTTGCTGTAAGAATGGTGTCCTCCTTCAAAAGCTTGTATCCTGGCATTGTGACACTGCTGAGTGCGGTAACACTGCTGTGTCCTGCATCTAAGGTGCTTCAAAAGTGCACCCAGCTCCTCTTGGAGGGTGAGCAGAGTGAAGAGGTGCGAAACATACAGATCAACGGTCCTCCTGTCGAGTCATGgtcagcggctgcagcgctgtcGTTTTTGTTGCAAGAACGTTGTGTTGAACAAACTGCTCAGTTTTCTGACAAAGCTTGTGACATTGTGCTGCCTCTAGAAGCTGTGAGGAGCTTGTTTGTGAACACTGTTTAGTAAGTTTTGTTGACTGCAGCTCTATAGAAACTGGCAGCAGTGCATAATTGATCTCGCTTATTTTTAAGCACCAACTTCACAGCTGAATGAGGGAACATGGCTGATGTTTCCACCAATGTAAATTAAACAATGAAGTGGAGATAATGCCCCAAAGGTGAAGTCAGACCACCACCTCATTGCTCAGTGAATAAAAATGGATGATGCTGTAGTTGAGAATAGGAAGCAAATTCTCATTTTTTCTATGTTTAAGATGGCTAATATCGTCGTTTAAGATGGCTAATATCATACTGGATGCCTGACTTTGTGCTACCTATTGCATTCCGGAATTTTTGGCTATATCTTTCTGGTCTCTTCTATCTTCATTCAAGCCTCTATTTCTATATTGTGCTGTTACATATtgatactggactttcgacgaagggtgaaagaggagaaggaagaagtggagttggattctgggctaagccttccgtgaccatccatcatcccgccttgtaaaataaacatctctcaccgtaacagaattggtggaggtgctgggtaacgcATTGGAGCCCCGAGAAAGTACGGCGGAAGACAAACCACTGGAGCTTCGCCGAAGCCGCAGACTCGCAGGACTTCCGCCACTGCCAACCATGATGAACACTGACGGTGACATCCCGCCGCCTCAGCCTAGCACCCCTGGACAACACTACAGAGAGCCACGCCCATTCTCTGGGAAACCTGGAGAggacgtcgaagaatggctcaAGCACTACCGGCGGGTGAGTCTTtataaccactgggacactgccaGCCAGCGGAACAATGTACCACTTTTCCTTGAGGGAACCGCGTTGACGTGGTACGAGAATCATGAGGAGAATTTGACAACGTGGGCAAATTTCGTCGACGAGATCAAGAAGTGCTTTGGCGACCCGaccatgaaaaagaagcgggccgaGCAGACGCTGAGCCAACGTGCTCAAGTCCCAGGCGAGACGTGTACCATGTACATAGAGGAAGTCCTCAAGTTATGCAAAAGAGTGGGCCCAGTCATGAGTGATGAGGATAAGGTGGGGCATCTCCTCAAGGGAATTGCTGAGGATATCTATCACTACCTCATCGGCAAGGATGACTTGCAGTCGGCGAATGACATCATCCGACACTGCCGGACGTTCGAGGCCCTTAAAGCTCGACGTATTTCGGCAAAGTTCGGTCGACTCCCCAACGTCACCACTGTCGCGAGCATCGACGTGGGCCCTCCGTCCAGTGATCTGGCGTCCACTATACGACAAATAGTACGCGAAGAACTCGATCGACGggacgctgctgctacttcgataGCACATGTCCGCGGTGCTTCCACGCCGTGCGGCCCCCTTCCTGTATCCATcaatgctgcgggcttcgacgacgcaAGGACGCCGGTACAGCCGCGTCGTCATACTCATATTTATGAGCCGCCAAACGACGGCATCAGGAGGTCGCCCACCGACATCAGAGCGTGGCAAGATCATCCCGCTGACAGCCTTCAGCAGCGTGTGGTGCGTGAAGCGCCTGTGTGTTTCCACTGTGGCGTTCGTGGACATATAGCCCGCTTCTGCCCGGAGCGATGTCGGGCGCCTCTACCGCAGTATGAACGACCCCCTGCATCCCCACGTCGCACAAGTACACGTGGTGACTATCGCTGGCCACCGAACGGCTACTACCGAAACGACATCCAACAGAGCTACCGCAGCGATTCGCCTGCTTCTGTGCGGAGTGTGACGCCACCAACCTCCCGCCAGCGTCGATCACCATCACCAGGTCGTCGGCGTCTCACCTCTCctccgccgggaaactaggcgccgcggccgatggaggtgaggtcgccggacaTTTTTCACTGCACGAAGATATGCCTCCGCCAGTTTCCATGTTACAGAATAAGGTCCGTGTTCTTATAGATGGTGTTCCCACTTCAGCTTTAGTCGACACGGGAGCAACTGTTTCCGTTATGAGCAGCGATTTTAAGACTCGACTCGGTCAGAAAGTGATGTTCTCTTGGGGAACCAACACAACGTTTCGTGCAGTGAGTGGGGAACCATTGCGCCCAGTGGGAGTGTGCATTGCAACTGTTACTTTTGGCGCAAAATTGTTCCAGGCAGAGTTCGCAGTTCTTGGGAATTCTACTCGTGACGTTATCCTGGGCATCGACTTTCTGAAAGAATGCGGAGCCACCGTGGACTGCGCTGCCGGCGAAGTTTTACTGTCTGCTTTTCGTGAGGAGGCCACGCGCGGCCAACAGACAATTGCAGTCGTTGAGGACATAATTCTGCCGGCGCAGTCCATAGTTGGAGTGCCTGTTGACGTTTGTGGTGTCGCAGCGGATAAAATTGATGTTATTGTTGACCCGATCCAGCTGAGCTGTGCAAAGAA includes these proteins:
- the LOC119374019 gene encoding uncharacterized protein LOC119374019 isoform X1; translation: MMAENPFVASQGTGSGHFLEYPRSFDTIESADINMQYVGTCSKVNLTCLFQCTYQVLKANSPASDLPVVVGLNKQPEDVVTFCQENAYSIVSEIGAAIDKCLLQALGKDINAAGLYGLAFVRCGEFEDAAFITFVKNNQLVIKYLISFKQGMASSFADVLNMRLHKLGVSDSCRLVAATVDRDCFHMEEIEALLSAKKDRTNALLEFHCVIYKLESVLGHALQKSMLDDPQVAIIANLCNMLKNLALADDLNLGDAMFQGPESSTSTFFNYKTLVTLHNHWLDIVTKLNKVLVDSLVEDDRQVISFILATLKSTTFIVNLAFYIELFRSLHEWTSRVVVLGIPAYQVLNELQGASSTLRHHTSTGGVRVEELLEELRQSCGRYRGVDISCDLDEALFTATMNKVCSLMAEILDDIVRQTSPSISKFSILDPKVWPVDSCQLDDFGFDSIKALAREYRYSLLDNVDVFQEWGSYKRTVHNSFVTQLRDNFDALAVRMVSSFKSLYPGIVTLLSAVTLLCPASKVLQKCTQLLLEGEQSEEVRNIQINGPPVESWSAAAALSFLLQERCVEQTAQFSDKACDIVLPLEAVRSLFVNTV
- the LOC119374019 gene encoding uncharacterized protein LOC119374019 isoform X3 translates to MQYVGTCSKVNLTCLFQCTYQVLKANSPASDLPVVVGLNKQPEDVVTFCQENAYSIVSEIGAAIDKCLLQALGKDINAAGLYGLAFVRCGEFEDAAFITFVKNNQLVIKYLISFKQGMASSFADVLNMRLHKLGVSDSCRLVAATVDRDCFHMEEIEALLSAKKDRTNALLEFHCVIYKLESVLGHALQKSMLDDPQVAIIANLCNMLKNLALADDLNLGDAMFQGPESSTSTFFNYKTLVTLHNHWLDIVTKLNKVLVDSLVEDDRQVISFILATLKSTTFIVNLAFYIELFRSLHEWTSRVVVLGIPAYQVLNELQGASSTLRHHTSTGGVRVEELLEELRQSCGRYRGVDISCDLDEALFTATMNKVCSLMAEILDDIVRQTSPSISKFSILDPKVWPVDSCQLDDFGFDSIKALAREYRYSLLDNVDVFQEWGSYKRTVHNSFVTQLRDNFDALAVRMVSSFKSLYPGIVTLLSAVTLLCPASKVLQKCTQLLLEGEQSEEVRNIQINGPPVESWSAAAALSFLLQERCVEQTAQFSDKACDIVLPLEAVRSLFVNTV
- the LOC119374019 gene encoding uncharacterized protein LOC119374019 isoform X2 → MAENPFVASQGTGSGHFLEYPRSFDTIESADINMQYVGTCSKVNLTCLFQCTYQVLKANSPASDLPVVVGLNKQPEDVVTFCQENAYSIVSEIGAAIDKCLLQALGKDINAAGLYGLAFVRCGEFEDAAFITFVKNNQLVIKYLISFKQGMASSFADVLNMRLHKLGVSDSCRLVAATVDRDCFHMEEIEALLSAKKDRTNALLEFHCVIYKLESVLGHALQKSMLDDPQVAIIANLCNMLKNLALADDLNLGDAMFQGPESSTSTFFNYKTLVTLHNHWLDIVTKLNKVLVDSLVEDDRQVISFILATLKSTTFIVNLAFYIELFRSLHEWTSRVVVLGIPAYQVLNELQGASSTLRHHTSTGGVRVEELLEELRQSCGRYRGVDISCDLDEALFTATMNKVCSLMAEILDDIVRQTSPSISKFSILDPKVWPVDSCQLDDFGFDSIKALAREYRYSLLDNVDVFQEWGSYKRTVHNSFVTQLRDNFDALAVRMVSSFKSLYPGIVTLLSAVTLLCPASKVLQKCTQLLLEGEQSEEVRNIQINGPPVESWSAAAALSFLLQERCVEQTAQFSDKACDIVLPLEAVRSLFVNTV